In one window of Toxotes jaculatrix isolate fToxJac2 chromosome 10, fToxJac2.pri, whole genome shotgun sequence DNA:
- the LOC121187983 gene encoding thiosulfate sulfurtransferase/rhodanese-like domain-containing protein 2 yields the protein MAAAGHTPCTAFLDWDLDSSTSNGLKQEKQLSASQRRYYSFCRRKSFATFVASKRHNSQEKGSTSWSCCGQTFSEHPAIHKHVARIHDAEVKELTQATYECLLSQLEKEHETQQPKEHKAEAVDISAWIPDTSYISKEQLQKGPGKVILYYHYCQVEDPNVICAWQKALCEKLHLTGKVRVATEGINGTVGGTNVATDLYITAMLSHPLFKMDREDFKTSDGGAECFTDLRVGVYKEIVPMGVNPDVISYRLAGTHLEPEEFHKEVEALLSKGNLCNDTILLDCRNFYESKIGQFTQCLAPDIRKFSYFPDYVDQNLELFRDKKVLMYCTGGIRCERGSAYLRSKDVCKEVYQLKGGIHKYLERFPDGFYRGKLFVFDERYTISSNSDIISDCRYCSCPWDQYKLCSTQFCCQLVLSCHSCRQNGHTACCLTCQTKGQAQSEGSFATPQHKEECECTDGRPRIPQDV from the exons ATGGCAGCAGCGGGTCATACACCTTGCACAGCGTTCTTGGACTGGGACCTTGACTCTTCCACATCTAATGGATTGAAACAGGAGAAACAACTTTCTGCCTCACAGAGAAGATACTACAGCTTCTGCAGGAGGAAG tcATTTGCTACCTTTGTGGCATCCAAGAGGCACAACAGTCAGGAGAAAGGAAGCACGTCTTGGAGCTGCTGCGGGCAGACCTTCAGTGAACACCCTGCTATACACAAGCATGTGGCCAGAATTCATGATGCTGAAGTAAAGGAGCTCACACAGGCCACATATGAGTGTTTGTTGAGCCAGCTGGAGAAAGAACATGAAACACAGCAGCCAAAGGAGCACAAAGCCGAGGCAGTGGACATTTCTGCGTGGATACCCGACACCAGTTACATTTCTAAGGAGCAACTTCAAAA GGGTCCAGGCAAGGTGATCCTCTATTATCACTACTGTCAAGTGGAGGATCCTAATGTCATCTGTGCTTGGCAGAAAGCTTTGTGTGAAAAGCTCCACTTAACTGGAAAG GTGCGAGTGGCGACTGAAGGCATCAATGGAACAGTTGGTGGAACAAACGTGGCTACTGACCTTTACATCACTGCGATGCTTTCACATCCTCTTTTCAAGATGGATAGGGAGGATTTTAAG ACAAGTGACGGTGGTGCAGAGTGTTTCACAGACCTAAGGGTTGGGGTCTATAAGGAAATCGTCCCGATGGGAGTGAATCCTGATGTCATCTCCTACCGATTAGCAG gAACTCATTTGGAGCCTGAGGAGTTTCACAAAGAAGTGGAGGCTCTTTTGTCTAAAGGGAATCTGTGCAATGACACCATCCTCTTAGACTGCCGTAACTTTTATGAGAGTAAAATT GGGCAGTTTACTCAGTGTTTGGCCCCAGACATCCGTAAGTTTAGCTACTTCCCTGACTACGTCGACCAGAACCTGGAACTGTTTAGAGACAAAAAAGTCCTCATGTACTGCACAGGAGGGATCCGATGTGAGCGTGGCTCTGCGTACCTCCGCTCTAAA GATGTGTGTAAAGAGGTTTACCAGCTGAAAGGTGGAATTCACAAGTACCTGGAGCGTTTTCCAGATGGTTTCTATCGAggaaaactttttgttttcgATGAACGCTACACCATCTCCTCCAACAGCGACATAATCTCAG ACTGCAGGTACTGCAGCTGCCCATGGGACCAGTACAAGCTCTGTTCCACCCAGTTCTGCTGTCAGCTGGTTCTGTCATgccacagctgcagacagaatGGACACACTGCCTGCTGCCTCACATGTCAAACCAAAGGACAGGCTCAGAGCGAGGGGTCCTTTGCCACTccacaacacaaagaggagtGCGAGTGTACTGATGGACGTCCCAGAATCCCTCAGGATGTGTAA
- the LOC121188416 gene encoding nuclear cap-binding protein subunit 1 has protein sequence MSRRRHSDENDGGQAHKRRRTSEPIEIEDRLESLICRVGEKSTSSLESNLEGLAGVLEADLPNYKNKILRILCAVARLLPEKLTVYTTLVGLLNARNYNFGGEFVEAMIRQLKETLKNNLYNEAVYLVRFLSDLVNCHVIAAPSMVAMFENFVSVTQEEDVPQVRSDWFVYVVLSCLPWVGKELYEKKDVEMDRLLSQIEGYLKRRGKTHVPMLQVWTAEKPHPQEEYLDCLWAQIQKLKKDRWQERHILRPYIAFDSVLCEALQHNLPPFTPPGHMPDAQYPMPRVVFRMFDYTDAPEGPVMPGSHSVERFVIEENLHCIIKTHWKERKTCAAQLLSYPGKNKIPLNYHIVEVIFGELFQLPSPPHIDVMYTTLLIELCKLQPGSLPQVLAQATEMLYMRLDTMNTTCIDRLINWFSHHLSNFQFRWSWDDWSDCLTVDLEKPKPKFVKEVLEKCMRLSYHQRIVDIVPPTFSALIPAEPIFIFKYTDESASSLPGYAASVTVKNAIKNRASNEEILTFLKEVPNPNQEDDDDEGESFNPLKIDVFLQTLLHMAAKSFSHSFSALAKFHEILKSLTDSDEGKLHILKVVYEVWRNHPQMIAVLVDKMIRTQIVDCAAVANWLFSQDMAHEFTRLFIWEILHSTIRKMNKHVQKIQKELEEAKDKLEKQQHKRRDSGDDEDMDKNSEDEEGQLEEQIERLQEKVESAQSEQKNLFLVIFQRFIMLLTEHLVRCETGSVDISTPWYKNCIERLQQIFLMHHVTIQQYMGTLENLLFTAELDHHILAVYQQFCALQL, from the exons ATGTCGAGGAGGCGACACAGCGACGAGAACGACG GGGGTCAGGCCCATAAACGGAGGAGAACATCGGAGCCCATTGAGATTGAAGACCGCCTGGAGTCACTGATATGTCGAGTGGGGGAGAAG AGCACATCATCCCTGGAGAGCAACCTGGAGGGTCTCGCAGGTGTCCTAGAGGCAGACCTtccaaactacaaaaacaaaatcttgcGTATTTTATGTGCTGT CGCCCGCCTCCTACCGGAGAAACTTACTGTGTATACAACTTTAGTCGGCCTCCTTAATGCCAGAAATTACAACTTTGGCGGAGAGTTTGTTGAGGCCATGATCAGACAACTCAAGGAGACGCTGAAAAACAACTTGTACAATGAAGCTGTTTACTTG GTGCGTTTTCTGTCTGACTTGGTCAACTGCCATGTGATTGCTGCTCCTTCTATGGTGGCCATGTTTGAAAATTTTGTCAGTGTTACTCAAGAGGAAGATGTACCACAG GTTCGGTCAGACTGGTTTGTGTATGTTGTTCTGTCCTGTCTGCCCTGGGTCGGTAAGGAGCTTTACGAGAAGAAGGATGTTGAGATGGACCGACTCCTCAGCCAGATCGAAGGCTACCTCAA gaggagaggaaagactCATGTCCCAATGCTGCAGGTGTGGACAGCAGAGAAGCCTCATCCACAAGAGGAg TACCTGGACTGCCTTTGGGCTCAGATTCAGAAGCTGAAGAAAGACCGCTGGCAGGAGCGTCACATCCTTCGTCCATACATCGCCTTTGACAGCGTGCTGTGCGAGGCTCTGCAACACAACCTGCCACCCTTCACCCCACCAGGCCACATGCCCGACGCCCAGTACCCGATGCCGCGGGTCGTCTTCCGCATGTTCGACTACACTGATGCCCCTGAG GGTCCCGTTATGCCTGGCAGTCACTCTGTGGAGAGATTTGTCATTGAAGAGAACCTGCACTGTATCATCAAGACTCactggaaggagaggaaaacatg TGCTGCCCAGTTACTCAGTTATCCAGGGAAAAATAAGATTCCTCTCAACTACCACATCGTGGAG gtgaTTTTTGGAGAACTCTTCCAGCTGCCGTCTCCGCCTCACATCGACGTCATGTACACCACACTGCTTATTGAACTGTGCAAACTGCAGCCAGGATCGCTGCCGCAAGTT TTGGCCCAAGCCACAGAGATGCTGTATATGAGACTGGACACCATGAACACCACCTGCATAGACAG ACTAATCAACTGGTTTTCTCATCATTTGAGCAACTTCCAGTTTCGATGGAGCTGGGATGACTG gTCTGACTGTTTGACCGTGGATCTAGAGAAGCCCAAGCCCAAGTTTGTCAAAGAAGTTCTGGAGAAGTGTATGAG ACTTTCATACCATCAGCGGATAGTGGACATCGTCCCTCCCACCTTCTCAGCCCTCATCCCTGCAGAGCCcatcttcattttcaaatacacAGATGAGAGCGCTT CTTCGTTACCTGGTTACGCAGCGTCCGTCACCGTTAAAAATGCCATCAAGAACCGAGCGTCCAACGAAGAGATCCTGACCTTCCTGAAAGAGGTGCCCAACCCCAACCAGGAAGATGACGATG ATGAAGGGGAGAGCTTCAATCCTCTGAAGATTGATGTGTTCCTGCAGACTCTTCTCCACATGGCAGCCAAATCCTTCAGCCACTCGTTCAGTGCACTCGCCAA GTTTCACGAAATCTTGAAGAGTCTGACAGACAGCGACGAGGGGAAGCTGCACATCCTCAAAGTGGTTTATGAAGTGTGGAGGAACCACCCACAG ATGATCGCAGTGTTGGTGGACAAAATGATTCGGACACAGATTGttgactgtgctgctgtggccaACTGGCTCTTCTCTCAGGACATGGCTCACGAGTTCACCAG ACTTTTCATCTGGGAGATTTTACACTCAACCATTCGAAAGATGAACAAACACGTCCAGAAGATccagaaggagctggaggaggccaaGGACAAGctggagaaacagcagcacaagagG AGGGACAGCGGTGACGACGAGGACATGGACAAGAACAGCGAGGACGAGGAGGgtcagctggaggagcagatcGAGAGGCTACAGGAGAAGGTGGAGTCGGCTCAGAGCGAACAGAAGAACCTCTTCCTCGTCATCTTCCAA CGTTTCATCATGCTGCTGACAGAGCACCTGGTTCGCTGTGAGACCGGCAGCGTCGACATCAGCACACCCTGGTACAAAAACTGCATCGAGCGACTGCAGCAGATCTTCCTCatg CACCATGTGACCATCCAGCAGTACATGGGAACCCTGGAGAACCTGCTGTTCACCGCCGAGCTCGACCACCACATCCTGGCCGTCTACCAGCAGTTCtgtgctctgcagctctga
- the slc49a3 gene encoding solute carrier family 49 member A3: MENSGEASSDGQRGANPELRRLLFFKVYKRRWFVLLVLCLLNCSNATIWLTFAPVADQSAQYLQVTLDKINWLSLVYMVVAIPLSFGTTWMLDTLGLRITLILGSWLNMCGGLLRFLATTEVVDSKVVYIIVMLGQTFGALAQPLIIFTPTKLAALWFPDHQRATANMIASMSNPLGVLLANIISPKMAQTSEQIPTLLLAYAVPSCIICFLATVGIRSTAPPTPPSASAESSSSEPFVQGIKLLLRNKAYLILLLCFGSGIAVFTCFTTLLEQILCVQGYTNDFAGLCGALFIVFGIVGAGALGVYVDKTKKFIESTKISLSLTTLMCIAFSVVSLMRQQQAAVAAVCSLFGLFGFSIYPVVMELSVECSYPVGEATSAGLIFISGQVQSVLYIILLQALTKRLAASPLSTCGDAVLSWRVPTLVMAGLCTFFACCFVIFFHTRYRRLEAEEEATYRTKQINGSTTSDHASSVET; this comes from the exons ATGGAGAACAGCGGCGAAGCCTCCTCTGACGGTCAGAGAGGAGCAAACCCGGAGCTGAggagacttttgttttttaaagtttacAAGAGGAGGTGGTTTGTTCTGCTGGTGCTGTGTTTGCTGAACTGCTCCAACGCAACG ATATGGCTGACCTTTGCACCAGTAGCAGACCAGTCTGCCCAGTACTTGCAGGTCACCCTGGACAAAATCAACTGGTTGTCACTGGTCTACATGGTGGTGGCGATACCTCTCAGCTTTGGGACCACGTGGATGCTGGACACCCTCGGGCTACGGATCACG CTGATCCTGGGCTCCTGGCTGAACATGTGTGGAGGCCTCCTGCGCTTCCTGGCCACGACAGAAGTCGTGGATTCTAAAGTCGTCTACATAATAGTGATGTTGGGTCAGACCTTTGGCGCCCTGGCTCAGCCCCTCATCATTTTCACCCCCACCAAGCTGGCGGCCCTCTGGTTCCCGGACCATCAGCGAGCCACAGCGAACATGATCGCCTCTATGT CCAATCCTCTGGGCGTCCTCCTCGCCAACATCATCTCTCCTAAGATGGCTCAAACATCGGAACAAATCCCAACCCTG CTGCTTGCCTATGCAGTCCCGTCATGCATCATCTGTTTCCTAGCAACGGTGGGGATACGGAGCACAGCCCCCCCGACGCCGCCGTCAGCCAGTGCCGAGTCCTCCAGCTCCGAGCCGTTCGTACAGGGGATCAAACTG TTACTGAGGAACAAAGCCTACCtcatcctgctgctctgcttcgGCTCAGGCATCGCTGTTTTCACCTGCTTCACCACGCTGCTGGAGCAGATCCTGTGCGTGCAGGGATACACCAAC GACTTTGCTGGCTTGTGTGGCGCTCTCTTCATCGTGTTCGGCATCGTGGGCGCCGGCGCTCTGGGAGTCTACGTCGACAAGACCAAGAAGTTCATCGAATCCACGAAGATCAGCCTGAGCCTCACAACTCTGATGTGCATCGCCTTCTCAGTG GTGTCTCTGATGCGGCAGCAGCAAGCCGCCGTGGCTGCCGTCTGCTCTCTCTTTGGCCTTTTCGGTTTCTCCATTTACCCGGTGGTCATGGAGCTTTCTGTGGAGTGTTCGTATCCAGTCGGAGAAGCCACATCAGCGGGGCTCATCTTCATATCTGG ACAGGTTCAGAGTGTTCTCTACATAATCCTCCTCCAGGCTTTGACCAAACGGCTCgctgcctctcctctgtccacCTGTGGGGACGCAGTCCTGAGCTGGCGAG TTCCCACACTGGTGATGGCAGGACTCTGCACTTTCTTCGCCTGCTGCTTCGTCATCTTCTTCCACACGAGGTACAGACGACTGGAGGCTGAAGAAGAAGCGACTTACAGGACCAAACAAATCAACGGTTCAACGACCAGCGACCACGCTTCAAGCGTGGAGACGTGA